DNA sequence from the Pseudomonas tritici genome:
CTACAAAAATGAAACATCATTCGCTGCGGGCCTAGAAAACCGCCCTACATTCCCCACAAGAATTCCTTACAGACAGTCAAAGGAAAATTACCGAAGCCGTACGCGTTGGCACCAAAGGTCGATCGTGGCACGATGGCTGGGTTATCGACCGAGACCCCCTAACCATGCCGCAATCCCAAGCCAAGAATCTGTCCCTGATCGCCGCCATCGACCTGGGCTCCAACAGCTTTCACATGGTCGTGGCCAAGGCCCAGAACGGCGAAATCCGCATCCTTGAGCGGCTCGGCGAAAAAGTGCAACTGGCTGCCGGAATCGACGATGAGCGCCAACTCAACGAAGAATCCATGCAGCGCGGGCTCGATTGCCTCAAGCGGTTTGCACAATTGATCAACGGCATGCCCCTGGGTGCCGTGCGAATCGTCGGCACCAACGCCCTGCGCGAAGCCCGCAACCGTGGCGAATTCATCCGCCGCGCCGAGGAGATCCTTGGGCATCCCGTTGAAGTCATCTCTGGCCGTGAAGAAGCGCGCCTGATCTACCTCGGCGTGTCCCACACCCTGGCCGATACGCCCGGCAAACGCCTGGTCGCCGACATCGGCGGTGGCAGTACCGAATTCATCATTGGCCAGCGCTTTGAACCGCTACTGCGCGAAAGCCTGCAGATGGGCTGCGTCAGCTACACCCAGCGTTATTTCAAGGATGGCAAGATCACCCCGGCGCGCTATGCCCAGGCCTACACGGCGGCGCGACTGGAGATCATGAGCATCGAGCACGCCCTGCACCGCCTGACCTGGGATGAGGCCATCGGTTCATCCGGCACCATCCGCGCCATCGGCCTGGCCCTGAAAGCCGGCGGCCACGGCACCGGCGAGGTCAACGCCGAAGGCCTGGCGTGGCTCAAGCGCAAACTGTTCAAGCTGGGGGACGCCGAGAAAATCGACTTCGACGGCATCAAGCCCGACCGTCGTACTATCTTCCCGGCCGGCCTAGCGATTCTCGAAGCGATCTTCGACGCCCTCGAGCTGCAACGCATGGACCACTGCGACGGTGCCCTGCGCGAAGGTGTGCTCTACGACCTGCTGGGCCGACACCACCACGAGGACGTGCGGGAGCGCACGCTCACCTCGTTGATGGAGCGTTACCACGTCGACCTGGAACAAGCCGCCCGTGTGGAGCGTAAAGCCCTGCACGCCTTCGACCAGGTGGCCGAGGACTGGGACCTGGAAGACGGCGTATGGCGCGAGCTGTTGGGCTGGGCTGCCAAGGTGCATGAAGTGGGGCTGGATATCGCCCACTACCATTACCACAAGCACGGCGCCTACCTGATCGAGCACTCGGACCTGGCCGGTTTCTCACGCGAAGACCAGCAAATGCTCGCCCTGCTGGTGCGTGGCCATCGCCGTAACATCCCCAAGGATAAATTTGCTGAGTTCGGCGACGAGGGCATCAAGCTGATTCGCCTGTGCGTGCTGCTGCGCTTTGCAATCCTGTTCCACCATATCCGTGGCACCCAGGAAATGCCCCAAGTGACCCTGCGCGCCGACGGCGACAGCCTGGACGTAGTGTTCCCGAAAGGTTGGCTGGATGAGAATCAGCTGACCCAGGCGGATTTCGCCCAGGAAGCGGAGTGGCTGACGCGGGTGGGGTTCAGCCTGAACCTGCGTTAACCCGGCCCAAAGAACACTGCAAAAGCAAATGTGGGAGCGGGCTTGCTCGCGAATGCGGAGTGTCAGTCACTAGATGTACTGACTGATCTACCGCATTCGCGAGCAAGCCCGCTCCCACATTTGGTTTGTGTCGGCTTCAGTTCACCGACAGGATCGGGCTACCCAACTTCTCCAGCAACGTCGCCTGCGCACTGCGCGGGTTCTGGTTGCCGGTCGGCGTGTTGCGAATATAGCGGCCGTCCGACTGCAGGCTCCAGCTGTGGGTGTTGTCGGTGAGGTAGCTTTCCAGCTCCTTCTTGACCCGCATGATCAGCTTCTTGCCTTCCACCGGGAAGCATGTTTCCACACGCTTATCGAGGTTGCGCTCCATCCAGTCGGCACTGGAGAGGAACATCTGTTCTTCGCCACCGTTGAGGAAGTAGAAGACCCGCGTGTGCTCCAGGAAGCGGCCGATGATCGAGCGCACGTGAATGTTGTGCGAAACCCCGACAATGCCAGGACGCAGGCAGCACATGCCGCGCACCACCAGATCGATGCGCACGCCGGACTGGCTGGCCTTGTACAGCGCGCGAATGATCTTCGGATCGGTCAGCGAGTTGAACTTGGCAATGATGTGCGCCGGTTTGCCGTCGAGGGCGAACTGGGTTTCGCGGGCAATCATGTCGAGCATGCCCTTCTTGAGGGTGAACGGCGCGTGCAGCAGCTTCTTCATGCGCAAGGTCTTGCCCATGCCGATCAACTGGCTGAACAACTTGCCGACGTCTTCACACAAGGCATCGTCGGACGTCAGCAGGCTGTAGTCGGTGTAGAGCTTGGCGTTACCGGCGTGGTAGTTACCAGTGCCCAAGTGTGCGTAGCGCACGATCTCACCGGCTTCGCGGCGCAGGATCAGCATCATCTTGGCGTGGGTCTTGAAGCCGACCACACCGTAGATCACCACCGCGCCGGCTGCTTGCAGGCGACTGGCCAATTGCAGGTTGGACTCTTCGTCGAACCGCGCACGCAACTCGATCACCGCCGTGACTTCCTTGCCGTTACGCGCGGCGTCGACCAGGGCGTCGACGATTTCCGAGTTGGCGCCGGAACGGTACAGGGTCTGGCGCACGGCCAACACGTGTGGGTCTTTGGCGGCTTGTCGCAGCAGGTCGACCACTGGCGTGAAGGACTCGAACGGATGCAGCAGCAGGATGTCCTGCTTGCTCACCACGCTGAAGATATTCTCGCTGTTTTGCAGCAATTTCGGGATCTGCGGCGTGAACGGGGTGTATTGCAGTTCCGGATGGCTGTCCAGGCCGGTGATGCTGAACAGGCGTGTCAAGTTCACCGGGCCATTGACCTGGTACAACTCGGATTCGGCCAGGTTGAACTGCTTCAGCAAGTAGTCCGACAGGTGTTTAGGGCAGGTGTCGGCCACTTCCAGGCGCACCGCATCGCCGTAGCGCCGCGAGAACAGCTCGCCGCGCAGGGCACGGGCCAAGTCTTCGACGTCTTCGGAGTCCAGCGCCAGGTCGGCGTTACGGGTCAGGCGGAATTGGTAGCAGCCCTTCACCTTCATGCCCTGGAACAGGTCATCGGCGTGCGCATGGATCATCGACGACAGGAATACATAGTTATCGCCAGCGCCCCCCACCTCTTCCGGTACCTTAATGATCCGTGGCAACAGACGCGGTGCCGGGATGATCGCAAGGCCTGAGTCACGACCGAAGGCGTCGATACCTTCCAGCTCGACAATAAAGTTGAGGCTCTTGTTCACCAGCAACGGGAACGGGTGCGTCGGGTCGAGTCCGATCGGGGTGATGATCGGCGAAATCTCGTCACGGAAATAACGGCGCACCCAGGTTTTGATCTTGGTAGTCCAGTGACGGCGACGGATGAAGCGGACCTGATGTTTTTCCAGTTCCGGCAACAGAATGTCGTTGAGGATCGCATATTGGCGGTCCACATGGCCGTGTACCAGTTCGCTGATCCGCGCCAGTGCCTGATGCGGCTGCAGGCCATCGGCGCCGGCTTGTTCGCGGGCGAACGTGATCTGCTTCTTGAGGCCGGCGACGCGGATCTCGAAGAACTCGTCCAGGTTGCTGGAGAAGATCAACAGGAACTTCAGCCGCTCCAGCAACGGATAGGACTCATCCAGCGCCTGTTCCAGCACGCGGATGTTGAATTGCAGTTGTGACAGCTCGCGGTGGATGTACAGGCTGCTGTCATCCAGGTTGGTCACAGCGACCACCGGGACCGGCGCGGGCGGCTCAGCCACCACGACAGGCACGGCGGGCTCGTGCTCCGGCGGCGTTTCGGTGACTTGTTCAACCACCGGGTGAGCGTCTTTTACGGCAACTTCTGTGAGTCCTTCGGTATTCATCGAGTGTTCCTGTGAGGGCTATTGTTGCTCTCTAAGCAATTGGGCGGCGCGGGCGGCGAAGTAGGTCAGAATGCCATCAGCCCCGGCGCGTTTAAAGGCTGTAAGGGATTCAAGGATCACCCCTTCACTCAGCCATCCATTCTGTATTGCTGCCATGTGCATGGCGTATTCGCCACTGACCTGATACACAAAGGTCGGCACCTTGAATTCTTCTTTGACCCGATAAAGGATGTCCAAGTAGGGCATCCCCGGCTTGACCATCACCATGTCAGCGCCTTCGGCCAAGTCGGCCGCCACTTCGTGCAGGGCTTCATGGCTGTTGGCCGGGTCCATCTGGTACGAAGCCTTGTTGGCCTTGCCCAGGTTAAGCGCCGAGCCCACCGCATCGCGGAACGGGCCGTAATAGGCGCTGGCGTACTTGGCCGAATAGGCCATGATCCGCACGTTGACGTGGCCAGCCAGCTCCAGGGATTCGCGGATCGCCTGGATGCGGCCGTCCATCATGTCCGACGGTGCAACCACCTGGGCACCGGCTGCTGCGTGGGACAGGGCTTGCTTGACCAGGGCATCCACGGTGACGTCATTTTCAACATAGCCGTCCCGGTCAAGAATGCCATCCTGGCCGTGGGTGGTGAACGGGTCCAACGCCACGTCAGTGATCACCCCCAGCTCCGGGAAACGCTCGCGCAGCGCACGCGTGGCACGCTGCGCGATCCCTTCCGGGTTCCAGGCTTCGGCAGCGTCCAGGGACTTGAGTTCAGGAGGCGTGACCGGGAACAGCGCCAGCGCGGGAATCCCCAACTCAACCCAGCCCGCGGCTTCTTCAAGCAGCAGATCAATGCTCAGGCGTTCCACACCTGGCATCGAAGCCACCGCTTCCCGACGATTTTCACCGTCCAGCACAAACACCGGCAGGATCAGATCGTCGGTCGTCAGTACATTTTCACGCACCAGACGACGAGAAAAATCATCACGACGATTGCGACGCAGACGAGTGGCGGGAAACAGGCGATTGGCAGGGGTAAAGCTCACGACAGACTCCTGAGCCCGGGTTCACGGGCGAGCGTTGCAGTTATAAGCGGCCATTATGACGAAGGTATGACAGTTGTGCTTAACGATGCGACCTGTAGTCGCATTCGCGATTTACGTAGGAATTGTTCACTTCGTGACACATCTCGATACTTTCATGAATCTTCGTGAAGGCGTAGGCTGCGCGTTCATTTCGCCAGCACCCAGACCATGCTTCAACAATTTCTGCATGACTTCGGCTACTTTGCCCTCTTCCTAGGCACCTTCTTTGAAGGCGAGACCATTCTTGTTCTCGCAGGCTTCCTGGCGTTCCGTGGGTACATGGATATCAACCTGGTGGTGGTGGTTGCCTTTTTCGGTAGCTACGCCGGCGACCAGCTTTGGTATTACATGGGCCGCAAGCACGGCCGCAAGCTGTTGGCGCGCAAGCCGCGCTGGCAATTGATGGGCGACAAAGCCCTGGAGCATATCCGCAAGCACCCGGATATCTGGGTATTGAGCTTTCGCTTCGTCTACGGGCTGCGCACGGTCATGCCAGTGGCGATTGGTCTTTCCGGCTACCCACCGCTGCGCTACCTCATCCTCAACGGTATTGGTGCCGCGATCTGGGCGGCCGCGTTGGGCGCAGCGGCTTACCATTTCGGCGCCGTGCTGGAAGGCATGCTCGGTAGCGTGAAGAAATATGAGTTATGGGTATTGGGCGCGTTGCTGCTGCTGGGCTTTGGCCTCTGGCTGCGCCGCCGCTTCAAGAACGCCCGTATCGCTCGTCAGGCCTGTGCCGATGAAAAGGCCCGGCTTGCCGCCGAGCCTGCACGGGTTGAAGCGCCTAAGACACCAGTCGAGTAAACCGGCTGCTGCAGCAGTAGAGGCCAATCACGCTGAGCAGGCTGTAACTGAGCAGGCCCAGCCAGCCCAGGTTGCTGGCCGGCCACAGACCGACCAAAGGCGCCAGCCATACCAGCGGCACATTCAGCACCAGCCGTGAAAGCTCGGCCTTGAACGCCCATGGGC
Encoded proteins:
- the ppx gene encoding exopolyphosphatase yields the protein MPQSQAKNLSLIAAIDLGSNSFHMVVAKAQNGEIRILERLGEKVQLAAGIDDERQLNEESMQRGLDCLKRFAQLINGMPLGAVRIVGTNALREARNRGEFIRRAEEILGHPVEVISGREEARLIYLGVSHTLADTPGKRLVADIGGGSTEFIIGQRFEPLLRESLQMGCVSYTQRYFKDGKITPARYAQAYTAARLEIMSIEHALHRLTWDEAIGSSGTIRAIGLALKAGGHGTGEVNAEGLAWLKRKLFKLGDAEKIDFDGIKPDRRTIFPAGLAILEAIFDALELQRMDHCDGALREGVLYDLLGRHHHEDVRERTLTSLMERYHVDLEQAARVERKALHAFDQVAEDWDLEDGVWRELLGWAAKVHEVGLDIAHYHYHKHGAYLIEHSDLAGFSREDQQMLALLVRGHRRNIPKDKFAEFGDEGIKLIRLCVLLRFAILFHHIRGTQEMPQVTLRADGDSLDVVFPKGWLDENQLTQADFAQEAEWLTRVGFSLNLR
- the ppk1 gene encoding polyphosphate kinase 1, with protein sequence MNTEGLTEVAVKDAHPVVEQVTETPPEHEPAVPVVVAEPPAPVPVVAVTNLDDSSLYIHRELSQLQFNIRVLEQALDESYPLLERLKFLLIFSSNLDEFFEIRVAGLKKQITFAREQAGADGLQPHQALARISELVHGHVDRQYAILNDILLPELEKHQVRFIRRRHWTTKIKTWVRRYFRDEISPIITPIGLDPTHPFPLLVNKSLNFIVELEGIDAFGRDSGLAIIPAPRLLPRIIKVPEEVGGAGDNYVFLSSMIHAHADDLFQGMKVKGCYQFRLTRNADLALDSEDVEDLARALRGELFSRRYGDAVRLEVADTCPKHLSDYLLKQFNLAESELYQVNGPVNLTRLFSITGLDSHPELQYTPFTPQIPKLLQNSENIFSVVSKQDILLLHPFESFTPVVDLLRQAAKDPHVLAVRQTLYRSGANSEIVDALVDAARNGKEVTAVIELRARFDEESNLQLASRLQAAGAVVIYGVVGFKTHAKMMLILRREAGEIVRYAHLGTGNYHAGNAKLYTDYSLLTSDDALCEDVGKLFSQLIGMGKTLRMKKLLHAPFTLKKGMLDMIARETQFALDGKPAHIIAKFNSLTDPKIIRALYKASQSGVRIDLVVRGMCCLRPGIVGVSHNIHVRSIIGRFLEHTRVFYFLNGGEEQMFLSSADWMERNLDKRVETCFPVEGKKLIMRVKKELESYLTDNTHSWSLQSDGRYIRNTPTGNQNPRSAQATLLEKLGSPILSVN
- a CDS encoding DedA family protein, with amino-acid sequence MLQQFLHDFGYFALFLGTFFEGETILVLAGFLAFRGYMDINLVVVVAFFGSYAGDQLWYYMGRKHGRKLLARKPRWQLMGDKALEHIRKHPDIWVLSFRFVYGLRTVMPVAIGLSGYPPLRYLILNGIGAAIWAAALGAAAYHFGAVLEGMLGSVKKYELWVLGALLLLGFGLWLRRRFKNARIARQACADEKARLAAEPARVEAPKTPVE
- the hemB gene encoding porphobilinogen synthase; its protein translation is MSFTPANRLFPATRLRRNRRDDFSRRLVRENVLTTDDLILPVFVLDGENRREAVASMPGVERLSIDLLLEEAAGWVELGIPALALFPVTPPELKSLDAAEAWNPEGIAQRATRALRERFPELGVITDVALDPFTTHGQDGILDRDGYVENDVTVDALVKQALSHAAAGAQVVAPSDMMDGRIQAIRESLELAGHVNVRIMAYSAKYASAYYGPFRDAVGSALNLGKANKASYQMDPANSHEALHEVAADLAEGADMVMVKPGMPYLDILYRVKEEFKVPTFVYQVSGEYAMHMAAIQNGWLSEGVILESLTAFKRAGADGILTYFAARAAQLLREQQ